The following are from one region of the Mesorhizobium sp. B2-8-5 genome:
- a CDS encoding alpha-ketoacid dehydrogenase subunit beta, translating to MDAVVRELSYAQAIQEAMAIAMDMDERVFLMGEDIGVYGGAFQVTGDLVERYGSDRVIDTPISELGGAGVAVGAAVTGMRPIFEFQFSDFATLGMEQIVNQAAKMRFMLGGEVSVPLVMRFPAGSGTGAAAQHSQSLEAWLGHVPGLKVIQPATPHDAKGMLLAAVADPDPVMIFEHKLLYKMKGHVPEGHYTVPIGKAEIRREGRDLTIVATSIMVQKALDAAAVLEGEGIDIEVVDLRTIRPLDRQTVIDSVKKTSRLLCVYEAVKTLGIGAEVSALVAESEAFDYLDAPIVRLGGAETPIPYNPDLEKATVPQVPDIIAAARDLVKGVR from the coding sequence ATGGATGCCGTGGTGCGTGAACTGAGCTACGCCCAGGCGATCCAGGAAGCCATGGCTATCGCCATGGACATGGACGAGCGCGTCTTCCTGATGGGCGAGGACATCGGCGTCTATGGCGGCGCCTTCCAGGTGACGGGCGATCTTGTCGAGCGCTACGGCAGCGACCGTGTCATCGACACGCCGATCTCGGAACTGGGCGGCGCCGGCGTCGCGGTGGGCGCCGCCGTCACCGGCATGCGGCCGATCTTCGAATTCCAGTTCTCGGATTTCGCCACGCTCGGCATGGAGCAGATCGTCAACCAGGCGGCCAAGATGCGCTTCATGCTCGGCGGCGAGGTCTCGGTGCCCCTGGTGATGCGCTTCCCGGCCGGCTCCGGCACGGGCGCCGCCGCCCAGCACAGCCAGAGTCTCGAGGCCTGGCTCGGCCATGTGCCCGGCCTGAAGGTGATACAGCCGGCGACGCCGCACGATGCCAAGGGCATGCTGCTTGCCGCGGTCGCCGATCCGGACCCGGTCATGATCTTCGAGCACAAGCTGCTCTACAAGATGAAGGGCCATGTGCCGGAAGGCCATTACACCGTTCCGATCGGCAAGGCCGAGATCCGCCGCGAAGGCCGCGATCTCACCATCGTCGCCACCTCGATCATGGTGCAGAAGGCGCTCGATGCCGCGGCCGTGCTGGAGGGCGAGGGCATCGACATCGAAGTGGTCGATCTGCGCACGATCCGGCCGCTCGACAGGCAGACCGTCATCGACAGCGTGAAGAAGACCTCGCGCCTGCTCTGCGTCTACGAGGCGGTGAAGACGCTCGGCATCGGCGCGGAAGTGAGCGCGCTCGTCGCCGAAAGCGAGGCGTTCGACTATCTCGATGCGCCGATCGTGCGGCTCGGCGGCGCCGAGACGCCGATCCCCTACAATCCGGACCTGGAAAAGGCGACGGTGCCGCAGGTTCCCGACATCATCGCCGCCGCCCGCGACCTCGTGAAAGGGGTCCGCTGA
- a CDS encoding thiamine pyrophosphate-dependent dehydrogenase E1 component subunit alpha: MAGASKAVVDSRANLPFVYRQYSPEQLREVLHKMYLIRRFEEGAEECYMRGLIHGTMHLSIGQEASAMGICMPLAEDDQITSTHRGHGHCIAKGAEVSRMFAEFFGKTTGYCKGRGGSMHIADVAKGNLGANGIVAGGIPIAVGAALSAKRMKTGKVVVSFFGDGANNEGAFHEALNMAAIWKLPVIFVCENNGYGMSTSTARSTAVKNIAERAAAYSMPGVIVNGNIFSEVAEASFKAVERARAGEGPTLIESKTYRHRGHSKSDRNRYRTKEEIEDWMANRDPITLFETELRDFGFIDDQGIQAIRDAVAKEIADGIEFAKASPAPEIAALADYVYTEHA, translated from the coding sequence ATGGCTGGAGCCAGCAAAGCCGTCGTGGATAGCCGGGCCAACCTGCCTTTCGTCTATCGCCAGTACAGCCCGGAGCAGCTCCGGGAGGTGCTTCATAAGATGTACCTCATCCGCCGCTTCGAAGAGGGCGCCGAAGAGTGCTACATGCGCGGCCTCATCCACGGCACCATGCACCTGTCGATCGGCCAGGAAGCCAGCGCCATGGGCATCTGCATGCCGCTCGCCGAGGATGACCAGATCACCTCAACGCATCGCGGCCATGGCCATTGCATCGCCAAGGGCGCCGAGGTCAGCCGTATGTTCGCCGAGTTCTTCGGCAAGACCACCGGTTACTGCAAGGGCCGCGGCGGCTCCATGCACATCGCCGATGTCGCCAAGGGCAATCTCGGCGCCAACGGCATCGTCGCCGGCGGCATTCCGATCGCGGTGGGTGCCGCACTTTCCGCCAAGAGGATGAAGACCGGCAAGGTCGTGGTCTCGTTCTTCGGCGACGGCGCCAACAATGAGGGCGCCTTTCATGAGGCGCTGAACATGGCGGCGATCTGGAAGCTGCCGGTGATCTTCGTGTGCGAGAACAACGGCTACGGCATGTCGACCTCGACGGCGCGCTCGACCGCGGTGAAGAACATCGCCGAGCGGGCGGCCGCCTATTCGATGCCCGGTGTCATCGTCAACGGCAATATCTTCTCCGAGGTCGCCGAGGCGTCTTTCAAGGCGGTGGAGCGGGCGCGCGCGGGCGAGGGGCCGACGCTGATCGAATCCAAGACCTATCGCCATCGCGGCCATTCCAAGAGCGACCGCAACCGCTACCGCACCAAGGAAGAGATCGAGGACTGGATGGCGAACCGCGATCCGATCACGCTGTTTGAGACCGAACTGCGTGACTTCGGCTTCATCGACGACCAGGGCATCCAGGCGATCCGCGACGCGGTCGCCAAGGAGATCGCCGACGGCATCGAGTTCGCCAAGGCGAGCCCGGCGCCCGAGATCGCCGCCCTTGCGGACTACGTTTACACGGAGCATGCGTGA
- a CDS encoding NAD(P)H-dependent oxidoreductase, protein MASNISLTGLARDLEERAKSGKPIRIGLIGSGEMGTDIVTRVAHMSGIEIGAISELNLPAASKAVDIAFQETGHAREVSNTSAMTSAMEAGKIAVTSDSSLVIGNDLIDVVIDATGVPAVGAEIGLHAMEHGKHLVTMNVEADVTIGAYLKSEADRLGVTYSLGAGDEPSSCMELIEFVSAMGHPIVAAGKGKNNPLNIDATPPDYEEEAKRRHMNVRMLVEFVDGSKTMVEMAAIANATGLVPDKPGMHGPAATLGELSKVLVPEKDGGVLSKVGVVDYSIGKGVAPGVFVVADMSHPRISERMEDLKMGKGPYFTFHRPYHLTSLEVPLTCARVVLYGKADMVPLAKPVAEVCAVAKKDLNPGDKLDAIGEYCYRAWIMTAPEAHAARAVPCGLLQGGSVTQPIKKGELITYANAAPAPGSKIAELRARQDKLVYGAVEA, encoded by the coding sequence ATGGCATCCAACATTTCGTTGACGGGCCTTGCCCGCGATCTTGAGGAACGAGCCAAGTCGGGCAAGCCCATCCGCATCGGCCTGATCGGTTCCGGCGAAATGGGCACCGACATCGTCACCCGCGTCGCCCACATGTCCGGCATCGAGATCGGAGCCATTTCGGAACTCAACCTGCCGGCGGCCAGCAAGGCCGTCGATATCGCCTTCCAGGAAACCGGCCATGCGCGCGAGGTTTCCAACACTTCGGCGATGACCTCGGCCATGGAGGCCGGCAAGATCGCCGTCACCAGCGATTCCAGCCTCGTCATCGGCAATGACCTCATCGACGTCGTCATCGACGCGACCGGCGTTCCGGCCGTAGGCGCCGAGATCGGCCTGCACGCCATGGAGCATGGCAAGCATCTGGTGACGATGAATGTCGAGGCCGACGTCACCATTGGCGCCTACCTCAAGAGCGAGGCCGACCGTCTCGGCGTCACCTATTCGCTGGGCGCCGGCGACGAGCCGTCTTCCTGCATGGAACTGATCGAATTCGTCTCCGCCATGGGGCATCCGATCGTTGCCGCGGGCAAAGGCAAGAACAACCCGCTCAACATCGACGCCACGCCTCCGGACTATGAGGAGGAGGCGAAGCGCCGGCATATGAATGTGCGCATGCTGGTCGAATTCGTCGACGGTTCGAAGACCATGGTCGAGATGGCGGCGATCGCCAACGCGACCGGGCTGGTCCCCGACAAGCCCGGCATGCACGGTCCGGCTGCGACGCTTGGCGAATTGTCCAAGGTGCTGGTGCCCGAGAAGGACGGCGGCGTGCTGTCGAAGGTCGGCGTCGTCGACTACTCGATCGGCAAGGGTGTCGCGCCCGGCGTCTTCGTCGTCGCCGACATGTCGCATCCGCGCATCTCGGAGCGCATGGAAGACCTGAAGATGGGCAAGGGCCCGTATTTCACCTTCCATCGCCCCTATCACCTGACCTCGCTGGAAGTGCCGCTGACCTGCGCCCGGGTCGTGCTTTACGGTAAGGCCGACATGGTGCCGCTGGCCAAGCCCGTGGCCGAGGTCTGCGCGGTCGCCAAGAAGGATCTGAATCCCGGCGACAAGCTCGATGCCATCGGTGAGTATTGCTATCGCGCTTGGATCATGACGGCTCCGGAGGCCCATGCGGCGCGCGCCGTTCCCTGCGGCCTGCTGCAGGGCGGCTCCGTCACCCAGCCCATCAAGAAGGGCGAGCTCATTACCTATGCCAACGCGGCGCCCGCGCCGGGCTCGAAGATCGCCGAACTGCGCGCCCGCCAGGACAAGCTCGTTTACGGCGCTGTGGAGGCGTGA
- a CDS encoding YbaK/EbsC family protein yields the protein MSLESVRAFLAEHAPDVEVIVTEASSATVALAAEAHGVTPAQIAKTICLRVADETMLVVTSGIARLDNRKFKDRMGGKPRMLGGEEVLAVTSHPPGGVCPFGLPAPLPVYCDLSLKAFGEVVPAAGATNAAVRITPQRMADLVGAVWVDVCQ from the coding sequence ATGAGCTTGGAATCGGTCCGCGCCTTTCTGGCCGAGCACGCGCCCGATGTTGAAGTCATCGTCACCGAAGCAAGTTCCGCAACAGTGGCGCTGGCGGCGGAGGCGCACGGCGTCACGCCGGCGCAGATCGCCAAGACGATCTGCCTGCGCGTCGCTGACGAGACCATGCTGGTCGTGACCAGCGGCATCGCCAGGCTCGACAACCGCAAATTCAAGGACAGGATGGGCGGCAAGCCGCGCATGCTCGGCGGCGAAGAGGTGCTGGCAGTCACCAGCCATCCGCCGGGCGGCGTCTGTCCGTTCGGCCTGCCGGCGCCGCTGCCCGTTTATTGCGATCTGTCGCTCAAAGCCTTCGGCGAGGTCGTTCCGGCAGCCGGCGCCACCAATGCCGCGGTGCGCATCACGCCGCAGCGCATGGCCGATCTGGTCGGCGCCGTATGGGTCGACGTTTGCCAGTAA
- a CDS encoding helix-turn-helix domain-containing protein → MPNTVRNAVSNDIIAASGLNPLKAARETRGYTIEELSLTCGLAVGEIVDIEDGKDVDPAKLRRIASALQVPEEELIRVPSAENRPTQQ, encoded by the coding sequence ATGCCCAACACCGTACGAAACGCTGTTTCCAACGATATCATTGCCGCGTCCGGCCTCAATCCGTTGAAAGCCGCTCGCGAAACGAGGGGATACACGATCGAGGAACTTTCTTTGACCTGCGGCCTGGCCGTGGGCGAGATCGTCGACATCGAGGACGGCAAGGACGTCGACCCCGCCAAGCTCCGGCGCATCGCTTCCGCGCTGCAAGTGCCGGAAGAGGAATTGATCAGGGTGCCGTCCGCAGAGAATCGGCCCACACAGCAATAG